The following nucleotide sequence is from bacterium.
GGGGCGGGTATGCCGGGCGCGATGAGGATTTCCTCGATGTCCGCGAAATTGACCGCGGGCGTGATCTCGACGTTCTGGAACATGTCGTTGGATTCGTTGTCGATCGACGTCACGGCGCCGATGACAAAGCCGGACGGGAAAACGCCGCCGACGCCGGAGCTGACGACCGAATCGCCGATTTCGACCGAGTCCGTCCGTTGCACGAATTCCATGACGCACGTCGCGGCGCCCCGGCCGCGCACGAGGCCCGACGCGCGGGTCGATTGCGCCACCGCGTCCACGACGGACGTTCCGTCAACGATCAGCAGGATCTTCGCGGCGCGCGCCGTCGCCTCGGTGACGTGGCCGACAAGGCCGTTCGGCGTGTAGGCGATCATGTTGCGTTCGACGCCGTCGTTGCGGCCCTTGTTGACGATCGCGGTGCGAAATTCTTGCGAAACGTTGCGGGCGATGACCTTGGCGACGATCGCCTCCTTCGCCCGCTCCTCGCGGAACGCGACGAGGGTGCGCAGGCGGTCGTTCTCGCGCTCGGCCTCGCGCAGCCGGGCGACCTCGAGCGTCAGCTCCTCGACGCGGTCGCGCAGGAGCTTGTTTTCGCGGCCCGCGCCGAAGATGAAGACGTATTCCTCGAGATAATCGGCAACGCGCTCGATCGGCCAGGCGATCGCGGCGTGCACGGGGGTGTAGACGTCAAGGATGATGCGGCCAATCTGGCCGGTGTCCTCGCCCTTGTCGAGCGAGGACGTGGCCAGGTGCAAGCCAAGCAGCACCAGCAGAACGGCCAGCAGAAA
It contains:
- the mreC gene encoding rod shape-determining protein MreC, producing MRGFLSQHRAFLLAVLLVLLGLHLATSSLDKGEDTGQIGRIILDVYTPVHAAIAWPIERVADYLEEYVFIFGAGRENKLLRDRVEELTLEVARLREAERENDRLRTLVAFREERAKEAIVAKVIARNVSQEFRTAIVNKGRNDGVERNMIAYTPNGLVGHVTEATARAAKILLIVDGTSVVDAVAQSTRASGLVRGRGAATCVMEFVQRTDSVEIGDSVVSSGVGGVFPSGFVIGAVTSIDNESNDMFQNVEITPAVNFADIEEILIAPGIPAPPPELAETVR